In Doryrhamphus excisus isolate RoL2022-K1 chromosome 7, RoL_Dexc_1.0, whole genome shotgun sequence, one genomic interval encodes:
- the LOC131132692 gene encoding ubiquitin carboxyl-terminal hydrolase 2-like isoform X1 produces MPSLRHSYTVTAPEEPTTALPAAKPDLRRKGPSLSRSMLVSTFMGLIINQAKQKQSPQGLVGLKNLGNTCFMNSILQCLSNTPELRDYCLRDVHRTDLNNSRTNSALTDEFAKLTRSLWTSFNETVTPSDFRNQVQLYAPKFAGCNQQDAQEFLRFLLDGLHNEVNRVTTSTRLPNEDFDHLSEDEKAKRTWSLYLEREDSKVVDLFVGQLKSSLTCTVCGFRSTVFEPFWDLSIPIPLRMSGEVTLRDCLRVFAKEDVLDGDERPTCNRCKARRKCIKRFSIQKFPQILVLHLKRFSDSNVRASKLSTYVNFPLKELDLREFASEGGERAVYNLYAVSNHWGNTLGGHYTAYCKNATVGEWYSYNDCRVSPMSSSQVRSSNAYILFYELAASQHGKSQTCRL; encoded by the exons ATGCCGTCCCTGCGACACTCTTACACGGTGACAGCACCGGAGGAACCGACCACCGCTCTACCCGCAGCCAAACCAGATTTGCGGCGCAAGGGTCCGTCCTTGTCCCGGTCAATGCTGGTGTCCACATTCATGGGGCTGATCATCAACCAGGCCAAG CAGAAGCAGAGTCCGCAAGGCCTGGTGGGACTGAAGAACCTGGGAAACACC tgTTTCATGAACTCTATCCTTCAGTGTTTGAGTAACACCCCCGAATTGAGGGACTACTGCCTGAGGGACGTCCATCGAACCGACCTGAACAACAGCAGGACCAATTCCGCTCTCACTGACG AGTTTGCCAAGCTGACTCGGAGCTTGTGGACGTCCTTCAACGAGACTGTGACTCCCTCCGATTTCAGGAACCAGGTCCAGCTGTACGCTCCCAAATTTGCAGGGTGCAA TCAGCAGGACGCCCAGGAGTTCCTGCGCTTCCTGCTGGATGGCCTCCACAATGAGGTGAACAGGGTGACGACGTCCACAAGGCTGCCCAATGAGGACTTTGACCACCTCTC GGAGGACGAAAAAGCCAAACGAACATGGAGCTTGTATTTGGAGCGGGAGGACAGCAAAGTTGTCG ATTTGTTCGTCGGGCAACTGAAGAGCTCGCTGACGTGCACCGTCTGCGGCTTCCGCTCCACGGTCTTCGAGCCCTTCTGGGATCTCTCCATACCCATCCCACTG AGGATGTCTGGCGAGGTGACGCTCAGAGATTGCCTGAGGGTCTTCGCCAAGGAGGATGTGCTGGATGGAGACGAGAGGCCG ACTTGCAACAGATGCAAAGCCAGGCGAAAATGCATCAAAAGATTCAGCATTCAGAAGTTCCCTCAGATTCTTGTGCTTc ACCTGAAGCGTTTCTCTGACTCCAACGTCCGAGCCAGCAAGCTGTCCACGTATGTGAACTTCCCCCTCAAGGAGCTCGACCTGCGGGAGTTTGCGTCCGAGGGCGGCG AGCGGGCCGTGTATAACCTCTATGCGGTATCCAACCACTGGGGGAACACGTTGGGGGGTCATTACACGGCCTACTGTAAGAACGCCACGGTGGGGGAGTGGTACAGCTACAACGACTGCAG GGTGAGCCCCATGTCCTCCAGCCAGGTTCGCAGCAGCAACGCCTACATCCTCTTCTACGAGCTTGCTGCCTCGCAGCACGGCAAAAGTCAGACGTGTCGCCTTTAG
- the LOC131132692 gene encoding ubiquitin carboxyl-terminal hydrolase 2-like isoform X2 codes for MPSLRHSYTVTAPEEPTTALPAAKPDLRRKGPSLSRSMLVSTFMGLIINQAKKQSPQGLVGLKNLGNTCFMNSILQCLSNTPELRDYCLRDVHRTDLNNSRTNSALTDEFAKLTRSLWTSFNETVTPSDFRNQVQLYAPKFAGCNQQDAQEFLRFLLDGLHNEVNRVTTSTRLPNEDFDHLSEDEKAKRTWSLYLEREDSKVVDLFVGQLKSSLTCTVCGFRSTVFEPFWDLSIPIPLRMSGEVTLRDCLRVFAKEDVLDGDERPTCNRCKARRKCIKRFSIQKFPQILVLHLKRFSDSNVRASKLSTYVNFPLKELDLREFASEGGERAVYNLYAVSNHWGNTLGGHYTAYCKNATVGEWYSYNDCRVSPMSSSQVRSSNAYILFYELAASQHGKSQTCRL; via the exons ATGCCGTCCCTGCGACACTCTTACACGGTGACAGCACCGGAGGAACCGACCACCGCTCTACCCGCAGCCAAACCAGATTTGCGGCGCAAGGGTCCGTCCTTGTCCCGGTCAATGCTGGTGTCCACATTCATGGGGCTGATCATCAACCAGGCCAAG AAGCAGAGTCCGCAAGGCCTGGTGGGACTGAAGAACCTGGGAAACACC tgTTTCATGAACTCTATCCTTCAGTGTTTGAGTAACACCCCCGAATTGAGGGACTACTGCCTGAGGGACGTCCATCGAACCGACCTGAACAACAGCAGGACCAATTCCGCTCTCACTGACG AGTTTGCCAAGCTGACTCGGAGCTTGTGGACGTCCTTCAACGAGACTGTGACTCCCTCCGATTTCAGGAACCAGGTCCAGCTGTACGCTCCCAAATTTGCAGGGTGCAA TCAGCAGGACGCCCAGGAGTTCCTGCGCTTCCTGCTGGATGGCCTCCACAATGAGGTGAACAGGGTGACGACGTCCACAAGGCTGCCCAATGAGGACTTTGACCACCTCTC GGAGGACGAAAAAGCCAAACGAACATGGAGCTTGTATTTGGAGCGGGAGGACAGCAAAGTTGTCG ATTTGTTCGTCGGGCAACTGAAGAGCTCGCTGACGTGCACCGTCTGCGGCTTCCGCTCCACGGTCTTCGAGCCCTTCTGGGATCTCTCCATACCCATCCCACTG AGGATGTCTGGCGAGGTGACGCTCAGAGATTGCCTGAGGGTCTTCGCCAAGGAGGATGTGCTGGATGGAGACGAGAGGCCG ACTTGCAACAGATGCAAAGCCAGGCGAAAATGCATCAAAAGATTCAGCATTCAGAAGTTCCCTCAGATTCTTGTGCTTc ACCTGAAGCGTTTCTCTGACTCCAACGTCCGAGCCAGCAAGCTGTCCACGTATGTGAACTTCCCCCTCAAGGAGCTCGACCTGCGGGAGTTTGCGTCCGAGGGCGGCG AGCGGGCCGTGTATAACCTCTATGCGGTATCCAACCACTGGGGGAACACGTTGGGGGGTCATTACACGGCCTACTGTAAGAACGCCACGGTGGGGGAGTGGTACAGCTACAACGACTGCAG GGTGAGCCCCATGTCCTCCAGCCAGGTTCGCAGCAGCAACGCCTACATCCTCTTCTACGAGCTTGCTGCCTCGCAGCACGGCAAAAGTCAGACGTGTCGCCTTTAG